TCTTTACACCAGAAAGGAACTGCCATGCAAATTACAGTAGAACAACGCTCAGAAATCATTGCAAAATTTCGTACTCACGAATCTGATACAGGTTCTCCAGAAGTACAAATCGCTCTTTTAACAGCGCGCATCAACCAACTTACTGAACACTTTAGAGTTCATAGCAAAGATTTTGCTGGCCGTCGCGGTCTTTTAGCGCTTGTTAGCCAACGCCGCAGTCTACTTGACTACTTAAAACGCAAAAATGTAAGTTCATACCAAAAGATCATTGGCGAACTTAATATTAGACGCTAATTCTAAATATAACGTCCAAAAAAGGAGCTAGGATTAATATTTATCTTTGCTCCTTTTTTTGCTTTGTTTAATAAAATATTTCATAAAAAATTAGAGAACTTAAATTGAAAAAGCAAACTCCAGTTGTTTTCCTGCGAAATTGCTTGACTATAAATAATTGTAGGAAAAAATTGTACACCCTTAATATCCACTCTAATACTACTTCCAATATTAGCACTCGTAATTGAATCCCATGATGATAAATTATTTTGTAACGAAACTCCTCCATGATTTAAAGAAACAAAACCTTTTAAATTATCTATAAAAGAAATTAAAAACTTTTTTTCAAATTTTGAGAAAATAGGAAAATCATAAATCAAAGAACTATAATAAGACCAAGAACCAGTTTTTAATGAAAGAAATGTTCCGTTACTATATATTGGATAGCTAACAAAATTTAAGGAAGTTGTTGAACCTAAAATATAATTTTGAAAAGGAGAATATATTTCTTTAATATTTAATAGTGACTTTCCTTGAGTTGTAGACACACCACCAATTATAGAAAATCTATGTTCAAAAAGCGCTATACTAGAGTTAATATTTGTATTTAAATTATAAAAATCTAAGTTATCTATATTTTGCCCAAGACTGTTTTTGGTTTTACCTATACTATATGATTTGCTTGCACCGAGAGACATTCTCGTTCTCCACAACAACCAATTTTCATATTTTTGTTTAGTTTTTGTTAAATAAAAACCTGTATTAAATATATCAAAGCTTAATTCACCTGCAGCATTAATTATTAACGCATTTTGTGCACCTATATCAGAAGGAGGAGTATTATCATTAGAATTAAAAGGTAATAATTGGTATACAGATAAACTACTCTCAAAATTAGATGAAAGTGGCCGAAAAAAACGTCTTGCTAAAAAACTAACTCCAACTTTATTTAAATAATTATAATATTTGTATCTTTTAATTTCTCCATTATCGCTTTTATTTACTAAATAATATCCATTAAAAAATGGCTCTGCAAACAATGAAATATTTAGACCATTAAATATTTCATTATTTACATATGTTAATGAAGCATTAAAAGAATCTAAATAAAAATTATATCCTGCAAATAATTGAAAATAGTATCTCTCCATTTCGTCCATGTACGGAATAGAGAACAAGCCAATTGTTGGACCTCCCAAAAAATATGGCATTGCATAAGGATAAGCAAAAAGAAACCGATTATTATAATCAGCAATTTTTTGAAATGCTTCAGTTTCATTTTCTTTAAATAAAAAATTATGATAATCAGATTCGCTTTTTTCTTGCGTTAATTTTAAATAATTTGATATTATTTCTTGATCTTTAATAAGAAAATATTCTTTTTTATTATTAAATATCTCCACAAAACGTGGTTTAAAATCATTAAATTCTTGAGTGCTTTTTAAAAAATCGCTATCATCTTTATCCTTTAACCAGTTTTTATAATTTTCTGTAGATTTATATATATCAATTTTCTTAAAAAAATATTTATTGTCTTTATAAACCCATGCACCTAAAAATTTTTCTGGATCAGGATCCCAAGGAACAATTGAATCTATTATTTCTGAAATTAAAAGTCGAAAAGAGCTTTGTTTTTTTGGCGTATAGTCGATTAAAGATAAAAGTTTATCGCGCTTTGCTAAAATTCTAATTATTCCATTTTTTAAAATATAAGCATCTTTTATAATAAAATAGTTTTCTTTAACTAGATTAAAATAATTTCCATCAGCACAGATATTATCTATTGCTGTTTTTTCAAAATCTTTAAATAAAATAAAACTTCCACAATTTTTTTGTAAATTTAAATTTGAGTAGTTATTTATAAATTTAACCGTCTCGGGAAATAAGAATTTTTTTAAAAATTTTATGTTATTTTTTTTATAATCATAATGATATATTAAAGTATTTCCATTTTGAACAGCAACAATAAAAAAATTATTATCTAAATAATTAAAAATTTGTTTTATTAATATTGGATTTTCTTTGCTTGATAATTTTAATATTTGATTATCGATAATATTTTTTTCTGATATTTCACTTAATTTATTTTTAAATTTTATAATTGAAACATCATGACCCATAGTAAAATTGTCATATTTATTTAAAACAGCAGTTAATATAACCCCATCTGTTAAAGAACTAGCAGAAAAAATAGAAGATCCAATATAATTAAAAGGAATTCTAGTTTCACTTTTTTCTGAAAAATCTTTTACATAAAAAGAACCAGAGTAAACAGAATAATTAGAAACGAGTCTTGAAAAAATTGCTTTATTTTCAAAAACTATTGTTGGAAAAATGATATCGTGTCCACTACTAAATTGCTCATTTTCATACGCCAATTCAGGTAAACCATTAATATAATTTTTCCAAAAATCCCTTTTTTCATTTTGAAATTCAATATACAATTGCTTACTATCTTTTTGGAAATTTTCAAACACCCAAGCGTCAATTGCATTATAAAAAGGAAATGTAATAGTTTTGCTAAATATATTTTTATGAATTTCATACAAATCTTTTTGTTTTGTTTTTGAGAACAACCAACCTAAAAAACGCCCAGAAACAACATATCCCTTTAAAATTGCGTCCTCATCGGCATTGTATAAGGAGTGCAATCTGTCCCATGAAGGCCAATTGCTCTGAAGAGCCATATGTCTTTCTAAAGCATCAGTTTCAATAGTACCAATACTTTCTGTTAAATATTCAGCAAGCCCCTCTATCCACCAAGCAGGAAGCATTGCCAAACTCCAAATCCTGCCCAAAGGACCAATTTTAAATTGATTGTGTTCATACATTAAGCGATGCACCAATTCATGTTGAAAAAAAGATGCCTTTCTTGAAAACAACATTTGTGCTTCAATATTTAAAGTAACAGGGTTGGCAAAACCAGAACCTTCTGCGCGATTTCCTAAAATATAAACAAATTTATCTGTACTTGCTAAAATAGATCGATCTTTTTGAGACTCTAACTGAGATATGGAGTCATTAGGTAAATAAACGCCAAGAAGTAACGATAAATAAGAATAAGAACTTTCTGCAGCATATAAAGAGTATTTTGCAATATCTAAAGCGTTCTTTGGATAATAAATTCTGAAATTTTCTGACTCTAGTTGATGCCACTGAGCTTTGGGCATATTTTGTGATTCACTTAATAAAAAACTTAAAGGAACTGCAAAAATATTTACTGAGTATAATAACAATCCACATGTTAATAATTTATAAAAAATCATACTTTTATTTCATTTAAGCTTAATGCAAACAAATTCGCTTTATCTAAATCTTCTGTTGTATCAATTCCAAAAGGTTCTTGAGAAGCATCAATCACTAATATTTTCCAACCCCATTCTAGTGCTCTTAATTGTTCCAAATTTTCTACTATTTCTAATTGACTGTCTACACTTGAATTAGAATATTCACACAGAGAATTATACCTAAACACATAAATTCCAACATGATGCAAAAATTCAACCTTATTTATTAAATCGTTAGCCTTAACTAACCAGTTCTTGCCAAGTGCATCAAATTCAATTTTAGGAAACGGAATAGGAGAACGCGAAAAATATAACGCAAATCTATTTGTATCTCTAACAACTTTAACAACCGAACTCGATAAAAATAAACTGGGATCATTTCTAGGAAAAGCCAATGTTCCCATGGGAACATTCT
This region of Spirobacillus cienkowskii genomic DNA includes:
- the rpsO gene encoding 30S ribosomal protein S15; this translates as MQITVEQRSEIIAKFRTHESDTGSPEVQIALLTARINQLTEHFRVHSKDFAGRRGLLALVSQRRSLLDYLKRKNVSSYQKIIGELNIRR
- the kdsB gene encoding 3-deoxy-manno-octulosonate cytidylyltransferase translates to MPMVVEKKSNVFIIIPARHGSTRLPGKPLLKIAGQSIIVRVATRAKQLEEKLLNNNKVNNVFLMVATDHETISYEIKKIGIQAVMTSSELKNGTERVFAALKQFHNINENDIIVNIQGDEPFFSIEDLENLIIEMLNNKNVPMGTLAFPRNDPSLFLSSSVVKVVRDTNRFALYFSRSPIPFPKIEFDALGKNWLVKANDLINKVEFLHHVGIYVFRYNSLCEYSNSSVDSQLEIVENLEQLRALEWGWKILVIDASQEPFGIDTTEDLDKANLFALSLNEIKV